Genomic DNA from Chaetodon trifascialis isolate fChaTrf1 chromosome 19, fChaTrf1.hap1, whole genome shotgun sequence:
AGGCAGAATGCGGGTGGTCGGCAGGTATGTAGGTGGACAGTCAGGTGGACATCCAATCATGACATGACTTTCATAAATAAGCACCGCTGACGTGTGAGGACGCTCTTGAAAATGAGGCGATGCATCTGAAATGACTTGTTAAATTACTAAATTGTTTTCTCATCTGCTGTTGAGTCAAAAGGTAAATGACATTGTTGTAATtatgtctcctctctctctgtctgtccatgtctttGTGTTCCTCCCGCTCCGCCTGTCCAGGCGGTGGGTATGTTTCTGGGTGAGTTAAGCTGTCTTGCAGTCTTCTACATCTTACTTTGCCATGACAGACGAAGCCCACAGCCCAAGATGAACCCAGGCCAGAGCTTCaaccctctcctcttcttcccacCCGCCATGTGTGACATGATGGCCACCTCCATCATGTATGTCGGTAAGTGACCTTTGGCCTTTACCTGCCTGGCGCTCAGAAATCTGAGCAGGAAGGAAACATcgcttgttgtttttgtgctgtttctggtcGATGTGAGCTTTTCGAAAGCTAATGTTTTGATCTGTTCTGCCCCTCAAAGGTCAAATGTAATGACTAAACTTCACTGGTGCAGCTGAACAGAATAGATTATCTTCTGTTTAAAGAGTCCTTTCATCAGGAAAAGAGATAATGAAGTCAGAGATAACACTGTTTTTCTCAGTGTTATGCAGCCTTTCAGCTTCTTTCGGCAGCATGAAAGGAAGGAATCATTTCTGAATGATGAATATACAAAATGAACTTCTTGTTCGTCTGTCTCCAGCTCTCAACATGACCAGCGCCTCCAGCTTCCAGATGCTGCGTGGAGCCGTCATCATCTTCACCGGCCTGCTCTCCGTGGCGTTCCTGGGGCGACGCCTGGTGCCCAGTCAGTGGGTCGGCATCCTCACCACCATCCTGGGCCTGGTGATTGTGGGCCTCGCCGACTTCTTCAGCGGACACCACGACGACAAGCACAAACTCAGCGACGTCATCACAGGTAAGGTGGACTTCGCTGATTGTGTGCCTTATCCAGAACATGGTGTTGCAGGACTGCAGCATTAACTGCAGCCTCGGTACAAGATGAAACTGCATtaaaaaaggaataaatgaaacaccgctgctctcctctgtcctgcagGAGACCTCCTGATCATCATGGCTCAGGTCATCGTTTCAGTGCAGATGGTCCTGGAGGAAAAGTTTGTCTACAAACATGACGTCCATCCTCTTCGGGCTGTTGGCACTGAAGGTacaacagcagccactgttcagctgcagtttcaTGTAACGTGTGCAGAGTTTTGACCTAAAATTGTATTGGTATTGGTGATGAACCTTTGGAGGTTGGATTTGTGGCCcgtcagcacacaaacacacaaaagtcaatgttaaaagaagtaaataatGAGGAAGGCAAAGGTCAAATGTCAAAGAACAACAACAGTTAGAGCAGTTTTCCCATTGTTTTCCAACACTTACAGCTGGAAACAATATGGCATTAGAGAGTCGTATTTGATCATTGTGAAGAGTTTGGTCAGATTATTAAAACTTAGCACTCAAATTGTTTAAATCTGCATTTCCCTTCAGCTCCACTAGGCTTTCCAGCATGTTTCAGCCCATTGTTTGTACTGTTATGGTTAAGTCTCAACACTCAGGGGatgattttaatgaaaaagCTCTTAAAACCAACTGTAGCTAAATGCTCGGCACCAAGCGGCAGATCGACAAAGCTTGTAAATGTGACCAAAGTAGAGCTGCATTCAAAAAGGGGCCAGAAGCACAAACTAACTGCTTGATGTGTAAATGGACTGATTTCTGCTTGCACAACTTCAATGGTaataatgtgtcagtgttgtcGGTGCAGCTTTAAGTCAGAGTGACAATGACAAATACATTCGACTGTCTGCCATTTCTATCATGTTATTGCCTTTAATTATTGATCAGCGGTTCTCAACCTGGGTTGAGACCCGAACAAGAggtgtaaaaataaatatgagGGTCTGCTTGATCGCTAAGAAGAAGAACTTTGATCTGATCTTTGCTTCAGTCCTGTGAATCTGCTGCTTCAGGACTCAGAGAGTTAGTGAAATCCACAAGGTGAATCGCTGTTTGGTTGAGAAGCTCACTCGGTCAGGAGTCGCTGCTGTAGGTCATTGAattctgctctctgtttccaGGTTTCTTCGGGTTCTTTGTCCTGTCGCTGCTCCTCATCCCGATGTATTTCATCCACGTGGGCAGCTTCAGCGACAACCCTCGCCACGTCCTGGAGGATGCGCTGGACGCCTTCTGTCAGATCGGCCACCAGCCCCTCATCCTGCTGGCTCTGCTGGGCAACACCGTCAGCATCGCCTTCTTCAACTTTGCCGGCATCAGCGTCACCAAAGAGATCAGCGCCACCACCCGCATGGTGCTGGACAGCCTGCGCACGCTGGTCATCTGGGTGGTGAGCCTGGGGCTGGGCTGGGAGCAGTTTCACGGCCTGCAGGTGCTGGGCTTCCTGGTCCTTCTGGTGGGTACAGGGCTCTACAATGGACTGCaccgccccctgctggccaggATACCGTGCTGCGCCTCGATGGTGAACACGGAGGACGAGAGCAGCccgggagaaagagagagactgctGGCCGACGGCAGCGTGCAGGCTGATGACGAGAGCTAAAAGTCCCAGAAAAGTGGACTGTCCGTCAGAGACGCTGCACCTTTTACGTAAGCTGCCACCGACAGTCTCTTttaaagtgttgtttttgttcacaCCTCAGATTTTAACTGACCGCACAGTCTTGAAAGATGCAGGAGTGTGCAAGCACTGTTAAAGGAGTAGTTCGACAATTTGGGAAAATGAACGAGTAGAATTTAATTATAAGGAAGCAAATAAGTCCCCAATTGTCCACCTATTCCCTGAGAGAAACAGCTGGTAGAGAGGGAAGTCTGAAGGAGCttttataaaacaaaacagggatTCACTCAgttcagaaacaaaaaaataatcatttaaagCCAGTGTTTGCTCCTGACTCTCTTTTTATCCTTTCAACAGAAACTTGAACTTAGTGCTAAATCACTGAAACACCTGTTTTACTGTCAAAGAAGATGAAAATGTACATCCTTTTGAGGATTTATGCAGATTTTCTTAAATGGATGGACTGTTGTCACTTTGTCTCTGCTCatgattttaatgttgttcAGACGGTCGTGTATGCAAACCTACAGGCTCGTGATCTGTTTTAAGAAtggggttttattttgtaaatgttgCAGTATGATTGTGCCAaagagtgtcagtgtgtgtgtgtgtgtgtgtgtgtgtgtgtgtgtgtgtgtgtgtgtgtgtgtgtgtgtgtgtgtgtgtgtgagatcgcCGCCTTCTGAACGTGTGACTGGAGTTCAACATTTTCCTTAATCTGACTTTTTAGGCGGAAACACAATCACAAACAAGCGGTTTTCAAACACTTCTCTTTATTTGCTCTCTGAGTCTGTGGATCTGTTTGTACAGAAGCACGTGTCTGAAAAAGTCAGAGCTCCTGCATCCAGAGATTCACACTTCTTATTGTAAATCCTgcttctccttttctgtctcgtAGTTTCAGGCGTTGGCTGTGACGTACAGTCagaataaaaagggaaatgaaCGGTGTAATGAAACTTTTACTCAGACCTTTGTTGACCTGCACTCAGTGGATGTTCtgtaatgacaaaaaatattgtttttttaaaaatacacttCTGAAACAACCTGCAAAGTCTCAGaacatgtttgtgctgcatGATTGAGTTGGTACAATATTGtgtttagagctgaaacaactTGTCGATGGATGGATCAGTCGTCTTCACAGTTTTTACTGCAAGCAATTAAGACCAATATTCTGTTTCCAGCTGCtcagatttgctgcttttcagtgaatatctttgggttgtggactgGCGGTTGTGCAAAACAAGATATTTGAAGGCATCATCACGGGCTCTCAGAGCTTGTGATGTTCATTTTTACcattttatgacatttaatATTCTATAAAATTAATCCATAATGTTATATGCTCCTATAATGAACAcgataaaatgtttttttaaatgcatataCTTTAAATACACAAAACCTTTAACTTGAAACAACACTGCTTGTCCTTACAGCCACTCTGGCTCTGACAAAGTGAAAATTCAGACGAAActgtgatgaaaatgtgacaaaagtcGGACTTTGAAggtcagaaaacagcagctcagtgaaGTGAACAGCCAGTCTGGGCTCCAGTGTCAGCAGGCCCCACACCAGCAGCTGACACCTGCCTTCACTTCCTGAATCAGCCCGACTTCCTCCCTAAAGACCGGTGTCATGCTTTCCTGGAGGTCGAAGGTTAAACCCAGGAGTCCCCCGAGATCTGCACACATGACCCCGTCCAGGAACAGGAGCAGGATGAGGGGAAAGGTGTTAATTGAGCAAACATGCTttgatttactgtatgttaatgaactATCTGTTCTCACTGATGGTGAGCTTGTCATTGCACATTTACTGATACATATTTTTACTTGATGGGCCTGAGTACAGAATCTTAAACATGTAATGTAGGTGTTTAATTCAATGGTTAGTGGGCTGTATAAAGGAGAACCATTGTGGATTCtggttaatttatttatttatttacctatttttgctgtattttgttttattttttgtcttacTTTACTTATCTCTCAGTCCAAAATCAACCGGTGTACTCCTGAAAATCAGCTGGACAATTGGACAAGCCATCCCCAATTAACTGAGCTTTATTCTGAAATTTGTTCACGAAAGTAGCCtatgtcagaaacacacacacacacacacacacacacacacacacacacacacacacacacacacacacacacacacacactttcttcacttttgaggacatcacatagacttacattcatttcctggagacttagcctaaccttaaccccagtcttcaccctaaacaCAGCGAATCCCTGCTATGTGAGtgtgcaaacagatttatgtcccgACAACAGTAATatatgggcacacacacacacacacacacacacacacacacacacacacacacacacacacacacacacacacacacacacacacacacacagagtaaaacacactttggccactagatggcagcattCAGCTACAAAATGACAGTCAGgtctgcattgtgtgtgtgtgtgtgtgtgtgtgtgtgtgtgtgtgtgtgtgtgtgtgtgtgtgtgtgtggctggttTTGGTTCTCATATTATGTTGTCTACAGTAATACTATGGTCATACTGCCGAATGACTCTGTAAATATACATAATGGATATTATTAATATGTTACAGTCAAAACAACAaggaaacatgaaatatgttgaGACAAACTACTCAAGGTTGACCACTCTATATTAAACTAAAGGAGCATTGCAGTTCAGACTAATAGGACAAAGTCTCTATAACCGCATGATCAGGTCGATTAACACAGACCCATATAAAAATtagttttcttcattttaatttaaaagaTGAACCGGTTTTATGGACATGAAGCAAATGCCGTTTCAGGGATACGTGTTTATAAGGCAGGCAGTTGGATCATGAGCTACAGCCTctgacataaaataaaataaaataaaataagccaAAGCAGAGCAGAAGGCACTCCTGGGACTGAGCGGAAAAACATTTCCAGTAGCTGTTTTCTGGACAAATTTGTCCCAAAGTGGTCCGTCCTCCCCTGAGACAAACTCAAGTGCAGCAAAAATAAGCCTgtgagatagatagatagatagatagatagatagatagatagatagatagatagatagatagatagatagatagatagatagatagatagatttttattttttatcatttctttGCAGGAATCTCTGTGCACAAAGgtatttttttcaacatttattaatttactgtaATCTGCACATTTGTATCCACTTTCTTAACACGGTCATGTTTTTTGGAGATTTCCTCTGCTTTGCACCTTCAGACTTGCAGCTGTTTGGAGCCTCTCCGCTGATGAATTGTGTTTTTCCACCGCTGCAGTTAAACAGCCGTGGATTGATTTGACCGAGATGTGAACTATCAAAGCTGCAGGCCGAgatgctctgctctgcatcagCCTGCCGTGAACATGCTGACCTGAACGCATCTCCTGAAACCTCTCAGGCCGTTTTCAAATCTGCAAGCACGCTCCTTTTGGTATTTTTTAAACCAGATGTTCAGTGCAGAACAAGAgctgaaatgcagtttaaacTAATAAtgctctcttctctgcttgTTAAATGACTGCaaactctgcaaaaaaaaaaaaaagtggtgatAAGTGGAAGAAACGCGCTCACTTTTTCgctcaattaaaaaaagatatttcAAACACATCTGACATAAATGTCTTTATGTTTGGATATATTTTTTTGCAGTGGTTTGTGCTCTTCGTGGCAGCTTGCCACCCggctggagaagcagcagaaggcCTAATGGTTTGTTATTATGaccttttgtgtttccattagtcTCTCCTGCTGCAGTATTTAGCTTACAGTATGTGATTTAACCGTGTGTACATTTACACACTGGAGCTGTAGACGGGGGCCCTGAATCTGCCGCGCAAGAGGCGACTTTAATCTGTTTTAATGTAAACAGATGGTTTTGCTCAAAGGCACTGAGTCACCATCATATTTAAAAGCTTCCATTAAAGCAGCTCCTTTAAGTTGTTTACAGCAGAGGGCAGGCTCGGGTGAGTGTGATTAGTCTACCACTCCAATGTCCAGCTAATGACCACTTAATGTTTAAAACCCTGACTGTGCAGAgcaaagagtaaaaaaaaaaactgctacCACAAAAGGAAATGAGGCTGTGATGGGTTTGTCCTCCTCACTCGCATCATCTGAGTCACTGGAGTCATTTTAAGTAGGTTGAACTGCAATGTTGGACCTTAT
This window encodes:
- the slc35f6 gene encoding solute carrier family 35 member F6; amino-acid sequence: MAWTKYQLFLAGLMLTTGSINTLSAKWADVFTAKGCNDDPEHAFSHPFVQAVGMFLGELSCLAVFYILLCHDRRSPQPKMNPGQSFNPLLFFPPAMCDMMATSIMYVALNMTSASSFQMLRGAVIIFTGLLSVAFLGRRLVPSQWVGILTTILGLVIVGLADFFSGHHDDKHKLSDVITGDLLIIMAQVIVSVQMVLEEKFVYKHDVHPLRAVGTEGFFGFFVLSLLLIPMYFIHVGSFSDNPRHVLEDALDAFCQIGHQPLILLALLGNTVSIAFFNFAGISVTKEISATTRMVLDSLRTLVIWVVSLGLGWEQFHGLQVLGFLVLLVGTGLYNGLHRPLLARIPCCASMVNTEDESSPGERERLLADGSVQADDES